A region of the Spirochaetaceae bacterium genome:
TACCGGCAGGGCTGGGTGGAGTGAACGGATACCGGCGATGGGCTACGTAGCGCTGTGGTGCAAGAGCAACTTCTCGTTTCTGGAGGGGGCCAGCCATCCCGAAGAGCTGGTGCAGCGCGCCCGGGAGCTGGGCATTCCCGCGCTGGTGCTGGCCGACCGGGACGGCGTCTACGGGATCGTGCGCGCCCACGTCGCCGCCGGCGGCGACGGTCCGCGCTTGATCGTCGGCGCGCAGGTCACCGTCTCCGACCACCCCGACGATTCCGACGCCGCCACCGCCGCCCTCATCCTGCTGGTGCAGGACCGCGCCGGCTACGCCAACCTGTGCCGGCTGATCTCACGCGGGCGGCTGCGCTGCACCAAGGGGGAGAGCCGGGTAAGCTGGCAGGAGGTGGCCGACCACGCCGGCGGCCTGCTGGCGCTGTGGCAGGGCCGCCGCCTGCTGGCCGCCACCGGCGATGGCAGCGGCGCCGGGGCCGAGCACTGGCGGCGGCGCACGGTGCAGCTCCGGGAAGCGTTTCCGGGCCGCCTCTACGGCCTGATTACCCGCCACCTGCTGCCCGGCGACGCCGCGATCGAGCACCGGCTCACCGCCGGCTGCCGCCGCCTCGGGGTGCCGCTGACCGCCGCCACCGAGGTGCTCTACCACGACCGCGAGCGGCGCCCGCTGCAGGACGTGGTCACCTGCATCCGCCACCGCACCACCCTGGCCGGATCGGGCACGCTGCTGCGCGCCAACGGCGAGCACGACCTCAAGGCGCCGGCGGCGTTCGCGCGCCTGTTCGGCGACCGACCGGAACTGGTGGCGGCCACGCACCAGATCGCCGCCCGCTGCACCTTCTCGCTGAGCGAGGTGCGCTACCGCTATCCCTCGGAGCGGCTGCCGGACGGCTACACGTCGGCGCAGTGGCTGCGCCGGCTCACCTTCGCCGGGGCGCGCAAGCGCTACGGCGGGCCCCCGCCGGCGGCCGTCGCCAAGCAGCTTGGCGACGAGCTGGAGGTGATCGAGGAGCTCGACTACTGCGGCTACTTCCTGACCATGTACGAAATCGTCAGCTTCTGCCGAGAGCGCAGGATCCTGTGCCAGGGGCGCGGCTCGGCCGCCAACTCGGCGGTGTGCTACTGCCTGGGCATCACCGCCATCGACCCGGTGCACATGGACCTGCTGTTCGAGCGCTTCCTGTCCCGGGAGCGCGCCGAGCCGCCCGACATCGACCTCGACATCGGCCACCGGCGCCGCGAGGAGGCGATCCAGTTCGTGTACCGCAAGTATGGCCGGGAGCGCGCCGCGATGGTGGCCAACGTGATCCGCTACCGGGCCCGGTCGGCGATTCGCGACGTGGGCAAGACCCTCGGCCTGCCGGCCACCGCCCTGGACCGGGTGGCGCGGCTCATATCCCACCACGACAGCGACTTCCCGGAGGCGTTGCAGGACGCGTTCCGGCAGGCTGGCCTTGACCCCGGGCACCCGTCCCATCATCTCCTGCTTTCCCTCACCGGCCAGATCCGCGACTTCCCGCGCCACCTGTCGATCCATCCCGGCGGCTTTCTGCTCGGCAGCGAGCCGGTGGCCACGCTGGTGCCGGTCGAGAACGCCGCCATGGAGGGGCGCACCGTGATCCAGTGGGACAAGTACGACGTGGAGGCGCTTGGCCTGTTCAAGGTGGATCTGC
Encoded here:
- a CDS encoding error-prone DNA polymerase, with amino-acid sequence MGYVALWCKSNFSFLEGASHPEELVQRARELGIPALVLADRDGVYGIVRAHVAAGGDGPRLIVGAQVTVSDHPDDSDAATAALILLVQDRAGYANLCRLISRGRLRCTKGESRVSWQEVADHAGGLLALWQGRRLLAATGDGSGAGAEHWRRRTVQLREAFPGRLYGLITRHLLPGDAAIEHRLTAGCRRLGVPLTAATEVLYHDRERRPLQDVVTCIRHRTTLAGSGTLLRANGEHDLKAPAAFARLFGDRPELVAATHQIAARCTFSLSEVRYRYPSERLPDGYTSAQWLRRLTFAGARKRYGGPPPAAVAKQLGDELEVIEELDYCGYFLTMYEIVSFCRERRILCQGRGSAANSAVCYCLGITAIDPVHMDLLFERFLSRERAEPPDIDLDIGHRRREEAIQFVYRKYGRERAAMVANVIRYRARSAIRDVGKTLGLPATALDRVARLISHHDSDFPEALQDAFRQAGLDPGHPSHHLLLSLTGQIRDFPRHLSIHPGGFLLGSEPVATLVPVENAAMEGRTVIQWDKYDVEALGLFKVDLLGLGALTHLDLAFALIRRHHRRRLTMATVPFDDEAVFDMVSTGDTVGVFQIESRAQMSMLPRLRPRTFYDLVVQVAIVRPGPITGGMVHPYLRRRNGEEPVEYPHPALRPVLEKTLGVPLFQEQVMKLAVVAADYTPGEADQLRRDMAAWRRSGAIEKHAEKLISRMQAKGIAPEFAERVFNQIRGFGEYGFPESHAASFALVAYLTAWLKHHYHDAFTAALLNAWPMGFYAPATIVDDARRHGVVVLPVDVARSAWHCTLEPAPRGAGRWRCAVRMGLRYVKGLAERAGEAIAAARAARPFRSVSDLVERVPALAQDDLLRLAESGALNELAAPDEASGQRGDPRRRGRLWEVLGA